Proteins from one bacterium genomic window:
- the pyrB gene encoding aspartate carbamoyltransferase: MSEPVQLSDMSWAAFHGMSLDEKGRYLAGQGREYHVLVAQQFNRKRLEELGALATAIRRISKQEEGMTFLRQQLQNQRAMLYFSQPSSRTFLSFCAACKILGMNIGEVRDTATSSEFKGETQEDSVRTFSSYFDLIIMRSQTGGLAERMAWLLSNTERPVPIINAGSGKDQHPTQALLDIYTLQRSFENRGSIDGKTVVFVGDLARGRTVRSLAWLLTNYQNVKLLFVAPQELQIGEDVLSQLSRAGVSFELMNDFEKAIPMGDAIYMTRIQDEWDAAGESRNIDISRYSFTRAHLSRLKPEAVIMHPFPRRQEISVDVDEDPRAVYWRQMRNGMWIRSALIAAIFGKEATINRYYAQQSS, translated from the coding sequence ATGTCTGAACCTGTACAATTGAGCGATATGAGTTGGGCCGCCTTTCACGGCATGAGTCTGGATGAAAAAGGACGCTATCTGGCGGGGCAGGGGCGGGAGTACCATGTCCTGGTGGCGCAACAGTTCAATCGCAAGCGGCTGGAAGAGCTGGGCGCCCTGGCCACCGCCATCCGGCGCATCTCCAAACAGGAGGAGGGGATGACGTTCCTGCGGCAGCAGTTGCAGAACCAGCGGGCCATGTTGTATTTCAGCCAGCCCAGCAGTCGTACCTTTCTCTCCTTTTGTGCGGCCTGCAAGATTCTCGGAATGAATATCGGCGAAGTGCGCGATACCGCCACCTCGAGTGAATTCAAGGGGGAAACCCAGGAAGACTCGGTGCGGACCTTCAGTTCGTATTTTGACCTCATCATCATGCGGTCCCAGACGGGCGGACTCGCCGAGCGGATGGCCTGGTTGTTATCCAATACGGAACGCCCGGTTCCGATCATCAACGCCGGGTCGGGTAAAGATCAGCATCCCACCCAGGCCTTGCTGGATATCTACACCTTGCAGCGCAGTTTTGAGAACCGGGGCAGCATCGACGGCAAGACCGTGGTGTTTGTAGGCGACCTCGCGCGCGGACGAACCGTACGCTCCCTGGCCTGGCTGCTCACCAATTACCAGAACGTGAAACTGCTGTTTGTCGCGCCTCAGGAACTGCAGATCGGTGAGGATGTGCTCAGTCAGTTATCCCGGGCGGGCGTCAGCTTTGAACTGATGAATGACTTTGAAAAGGCCATTCCGATGGGGGATGCCATCTATATGACCCGCATCCAGGATGAATGGGATGCGGCCGGCGAAAGCCGGAATATTGATATCAGCCGGTATTCATTTACCCGTGCTCATTTGAGCCGGCTCAAGCCGGAGGCCGTCATCATGCATCCCTTTCCCCGACGCCAGGAAATTTCCGTGGATGTGGACGAAGATCCCCGGGCGGTGTATTGGCGCCAGATGCGTAATGGAATGTGGATCCGGAGCGCCTTGATCGCCGCCATTTTTGGCAAGGAAGCGACCATTAACCGGTACTATGCCCAGCAGTCGTCATAG
- the argF gene encoding ornithine carbamoyltransferase, protein MKTNVSLKGRSLLRLDDLSDEEMIYLLDLAEEFKQKKKMGIRGDSLRRKNIALIFEKHSTRTRCAFTVAARDEGGQSEYLGTQDIHFGKKESIVDTARVLGRMFDGIAFRGFKQNTVEQLAKHSGIPVWNGLTDEWHPTQILADLLTIREYFGRLKGLKVVYVGDGRNNVANTLMIGCAKAGMHFVDCAPAELAPPADLCREVGLMAASRGGSVTVSTRPLEAVRGANVVYSDVWVSMGEEDKFEERLKLLRPYQITMELMRQTGNLEAGQAIFLHCLPAFHNYETELTKDIGPMEVTDEVFEAPFSKVFDEAENRVHTIKAVMVASLG, encoded by the coding sequence ATGAAAACGAATGTATCGTTAAAAGGGCGGAGTTTGCTGCGGCTGGATGATTTGTCTGACGAGGAGATGATCTATCTTCTCGATTTGGCGGAGGAGTTCAAACAGAAGAAAAAAATGGGGATTCGCGGCGACAGCCTGCGTCGCAAGAATATCGCCCTGATCTTTGAAAAGCATTCCACCCGTACCCGCTGTGCGTTCACGGTGGCCGCCCGGGATGAGGGGGGCCAGTCGGAATACCTGGGTACCCAGGATATTCACTTCGGCAAGAAGGAATCCATTGTCGATACGGCGCGGGTGCTCGGTCGCATGTTTGATGGGATCGCCTTCCGGGGCTTCAAGCAGAACACGGTGGAGCAATTGGCGAAACATTCCGGTATTCCGGTCTGGAATGGGCTGACGGATGAATGGCATCCCACCCAGATCCTCGCCGATCTGCTGACGATCCGGGAATATTTTGGCCGGCTCAAAGGCTTGAAAGTGGTCTATGTGGGTGACGGGCGTAACAATGTGGCGAATACCTTGATGATCGGGTGCGCCAAGGCGGGAATGCATTTTGTCGACTGCGCCCCCGCCGAGTTGGCTCCCCCAGCGGATTTATGCCGGGAGGTGGGTCTGATGGCCGCTTCCCGTGGAGGCAGTGTGACGGTTTCAACCCGTCCGCTCGAAGCCGTACGGGGTGCCAATGTCGTCTATTCCGATGTGTGGGTGTCCATGGGCGAGGAAGATAAATTCGAGGAACGCCTGAAGCTGCTCAGGCCTTATCAGATCACGATGGAGCTGATGCGCCAAACGGGGAATCTGGAGGCCGGTCAGGCAATCTTCCTGCACTGTCTGCCGGCTTTCCACAATTATGAGACGGAATTGACCAAAGACATCGGCCCCATGGAAGTGACGGATGAGGTCTTTGAAGCGCCCTTCTCAAAAGTTTTTGATGAAGCGGAGAACCGGGTCCACACAATCAAGGCGGTCATGGTCGCATCATTAGGATGA
- a CDS encoding ABC transporter permease yields MFGFASIGKGAIDLYSRICRLLSISSAVVSLAVQPSSWTRPTRIVLSRQIIFTGYDAIGFIAVVAMLTGISVVVQAQVWMGRLGQSELLGPLLVTVIVREVGPLLVNFIVIGRSATAMAAELAGMKVRREVDVLDAQGLDPLAFLVMPRAISMALCVFGLAMLFILFSFVSGYLSGAFLQTGPTDPAIFARSVMRGVAPGDFYNVLAKTLLPGLVTGVIAATEGLSVEGVATDIPQAVTRTVTRSTMAVLIISVVISILTYL; encoded by the coding sequence ATGTTTGGATTCGCTTCAATCGGAAAGGGTGCCATCGATCTCTACAGCCGGATTTGCCGGTTGCTATCGATCAGTTCCGCTGTGGTCAGCTTGGCTGTTCAGCCATCCTCCTGGACCAGACCGACGCGTATCGTGCTGTCCCGCCAGATCATCTTCACCGGCTATGATGCGATCGGCTTTATCGCGGTGGTGGCGATGCTCACGGGGATTTCGGTGGTGGTTCAGGCTCAGGTCTGGATGGGGCGACTGGGTCAGTCGGAACTCCTTGGACCCCTGCTGGTTACGGTGATTGTGCGCGAGGTCGGCCCCCTGCTGGTCAACTTCATTGTCATTGGGCGGAGTGCCACGGCGATGGCCGCCGAGCTGGCGGGAATGAAGGTGCGACGGGAAGTGGATGTCCTGGATGCTCAGGGGCTGGATCCCCTGGCCTTCCTGGTGATGCCGCGTGCCATATCCATGGCCCTTTGTGTGTTCGGGCTGGCGATGCTGTTTATCCTCTTTTCCTTCGTCAGCGGGTATCTCTCCGGGGCATTTCTTCAAACCGGCCCCACGGATCCCGCCATCTTTGCCCGGAGTGTGATGAGGGGGGTCGCCCCGGGAGATTTCTATAACGTTTTGGCCAAGACCTTACTGCCGGGGTTGGTGACCGGGGTGATTGCCGCTACGGAGGGTCTTTCGGTCGAAGGGGTGGCCACGGATATTCCCCAGGCGGTGACGCGCACGGTGACGCGGTCGACCATGGCCGTTTTAATTATCTCAGTGGTGATCTCGATTCTAACGTATTTGTGA
- a CDS encoding response regulator transcription factor: MAIRIILADDHKIVRESFRALLEKNPAFVVIADVADGEAAVKATLELNPDIVVMDMTMPLMSGAEATRQILAHRPATRIIALSMHTHHRAISAMLQAGATAFIPKTCKAAELSRAIHAVAQGETYSAPGLKMPSQDVSQPISPAGDVPLTALSQRENQILALIADGYETQAIAEKLGISGKTVATHRNHLMHKLSIDTVAGLTKYAIREGISSI; this comes from the coding sequence ATGGCGATACGAATCATTCTTGCGGACGATCATAAAATTGTTAGGGAAAGTTTCCGGGCCTTGCTCGAAAAGAATCCCGCGTTCGTGGTCATCGCCGATGTCGCCGATGGCGAAGCGGCGGTCAAGGCCACCCTTGAGCTCAATCCCGACATTGTGGTGATGGATATGACGATGCCCCTCATGAGCGGGGCGGAAGCCACCCGCCAAATTCTGGCACACCGTCCCGCCACCCGGATCATCGCCTTGTCCATGCACACCCACCATCGGGCCATCTCCGCGATGTTGCAGGCAGGCGCCACCGCCTTCATCCCGAAAACCTGTAAAGCGGCAGAGCTCAGCAGGGCGATTCACGCCGTGGCTCAAGGAGAAACCTATAGTGCACCCGGCCTGAAGATGCCCTCCCAGGACGTCTCCCAGCCCATTTCCCCCGCCGGGGATGTCCCACTCACCGCATTAAGCCAGCGTGAAAACCAGATCCTGGCCCTCATCGCCGATGGATACGAAACGCAGGCCATCGCGGAAAAACTGGGGATTTCAGGAAAAACCGTTGCCACGCATCGTAATCATCTTATGCATAAACTCTCCATTGACACAGTTGCTGGACTCACTAAATACGCCATCAGGGAAGGGATCTCCTCCATATGA
- a CDS encoding class I SAM-dependent methyltransferase, producing the protein MTLTLHLKPGRDIPITRGHPWIMSGAIARSEGDHTLDEADILAANGAFIARATVHPASEIRARVFSTTAGDHLDAAGIRERLEVALERRQRWLPWGLDTAARLVFSESDGLPGLIVDRYADVLVIQLLTAPWEARREMLIETLKKLLHPKTIWERSDVDARRHEGLEPRKALVYGAPLTGPVPFKEEQMRFLADVENGHKTGFYLDQRASRQALRTWVGQLGAPKVLNGFAYTDSFGACALQAGAASVLSLDSSVSAQELSDRQLALNSGCDPAKRTYRIGDAFELFRELKQEKARFDLIILDPPKLVNRKAKMPQGLRAYKDINLLAFQLLNPGGILFSFSCSGLVERDLFGKVIEGAARDAKRPVQFLEDLNQPADHPRKPGFAEAGYLKGFVVGV; encoded by the coding sequence ATGACATTAACACTCCATTTGAAACCCGGGCGCGATATCCCCATTACCCGGGGTCATCCCTGGATCATGTCGGGAGCCATTGCCCGCAGTGAAGGCGACCACACGCTTGATGAAGCCGATATCCTGGCGGCCAATGGCGCGTTCATTGCCCGCGCCACGGTGCATCCCGCCTCCGAAATCAGGGCCCGCGTGTTTTCAACCACCGCCGGCGACCACCTCGACGCGGCAGGCATCCGGGAACGCCTTGAGGTCGCGCTGGAACGCCGTCAACGCTGGTTACCCTGGGGCCTGGATACGGCCGCCCGGCTCGTGTTCTCCGAGAGCGACGGGCTGCCCGGATTGATCGTGGACCGGTATGCCGACGTGCTGGTGATCCAACTGTTGACCGCCCCCTGGGAAGCCCGCAGGGAAATGCTCATTGAGACCCTGAAAAAACTCCTGCATCCCAAAACGATCTGGGAGCGTTCAGATGTGGATGCCCGCCGCCACGAAGGGCTTGAGCCCCGGAAAGCGCTGGTGTATGGCGCCCCCCTGACCGGGCCCGTCCCCTTCAAGGAAGAACAGATGCGTTTTCTTGCAGATGTCGAGAATGGGCACAAAACCGGGTTTTATCTCGATCAACGCGCCAGCCGGCAGGCACTCCGGACCTGGGTGGGCCAACTCGGGGCCCCCAAGGTGCTGAATGGCTTTGCCTATACGGACTCCTTTGGGGCCTGCGCCCTACAGGCCGGTGCGGCCAGCGTGCTCTCCCTGGATTCCTCCGTCTCGGCCCAGGAACTTTCAGACCGGCAGCTGGCGCTCAACTCCGGCTGTGATCCCGCCAAGCGGACCTACCGCATCGGTGATGCCTTCGAATTGTTCCGGGAACTGAAGCAGGAAAAAGCCCGGTTTGATCTCATCATCCTGGATCCTCCGAAACTGGTGAACCGGAAAGCCAAAATGCCGCAGGGCTTGCGCGCCTACAAGGACATCAATCTGCTGGCCTTTCAGCTCCTGAATCCCGGCGGGATCCTGTTCTCGTTCTCATGCAGTGGACTGGTGGAGCGGGATCTCTTCGGGAAGGTGATCGAAGGCGCCGCCCGCGACGCCAAGCGTCCCGTTCAATTCCTGGAAGACCTCAACCAGCCGGCCGACCATCCCCGCAAACCGGGGTTCGCGGAAGCCGGTTATCTCAAGGGGTTTGTTGTGGGCGTCTGA
- a CDS encoding AraC family transcriptional regulator has translation MKTADNNNKAFFFHQALPRSLVHVGRYNVELLNWGRMAPHYWHNQDHAHSFFELCFVSQGSGKYTIKGQRQSVVRGDLLIAHPGEEHGLHADSKAPLGIYCASFGIYSGASAGGGAQVELSDMVRTFIETKKRLVSAPKFEGICRMISEEIVEQGPGFEFSLPGLFTKFFFAVVNAFCGGKHTPLETPAHRDHPQDLRLHQAVLHIENNFHAPLQVRDVAACMCISLRQANRMFRQSFGIPVMRYIQGYRLKMAKQMLDNTSRPIKEIAALCGYPNERNFMTMFRRQVGQTAKTFRYARGNGIGVPRQTPGRLRRPQQTP, from the coding sequence ATGAAGACAGCAGATAATAATAACAAGGCTTTTTTCTTTCATCAGGCGTTGCCCCGGAGTTTGGTCCATGTCGGACGCTACAATGTGGAACTCCTGAATTGGGGCCGGATGGCTCCGCATTACTGGCATAATCAGGATCATGCCCATTCTTTTTTTGAACTTTGTTTTGTTTCCCAGGGGTCGGGAAAATATACCATCAAGGGGCAGCGGCAGAGTGTGGTCCGGGGTGACCTGCTGATTGCCCATCCGGGAGAGGAGCATGGCCTTCATGCGGATTCGAAAGCGCCTCTGGGTATTTACTGCGCCTCTTTCGGTATCTACTCCGGTGCCAGTGCAGGGGGTGGCGCGCAGGTGGAATTGTCGGATATGGTGCGGACGTTCATTGAGACGAAGAAGCGGCTGGTGTCGGCTCCTAAATTTGAGGGAATCTGCCGGATGATTTCAGAGGAGATCGTGGAGCAGGGCCCGGGGTTCGAGTTTTCCCTGCCCGGTCTGTTTACGAAGTTTTTCTTTGCCGTGGTGAATGCGTTTTGTGGCGGTAAGCATACCCCGCTTGAAACGCCTGCGCATCGCGACCATCCGCAGGACTTACGCCTGCATCAAGCGGTGCTGCACATTGAAAATAATTTTCACGCTCCGCTCCAGGTCCGGGATGTCGCCGCCTGCATGTGCATCAGCCTGCGGCAGGCCAATCGCATGTTCCGCCAATCCTTCGGAATCCCGGTGATGCGGTACATTCAGGGGTACCGGCTGAAAATGGCCAAGCAAATGCTGGATAATACCAGCCGCCCGATCAAGGAGATCGCCGCGCTGTGCGGCTATCCCAATGAGCGCAATTTTATGACCATGTTCCGGCGGCAGGTGGGACAAACCGCTAAAACGTTCCGGTATGCCCGTGGCAATGGAATCGGGGTCCCCCGCCAGACGCCGGGACGTCTCAGACGCCCACAACAAACCCCTTGA